One region of Verrucomicrobiia bacterium genomic DNA includes:
- a CDS encoding DNA-3-methyladenine glycosylase I, which yields MSQNKPRCQWCLKEPIYVKYHDEEWGRAVHEDKKLFEFLVLESFQAGLSWLTVLKKRENFRKAFANFDVKKVAKFNANKVKTLMQDAGIIRNRLKIEAAINNAKRFMKIQKEFGSFDKYVWGFVGGKTIVNKPKMLKNIPSTSPISDAMSKDMGLRGFKFRGSTICYAFMQAVGMVDDHTMDCWRKSVKR from the coding sequence ATGTCCCAAAACAAACCTCGCTGCCAATGGTGTTTGAAAGAGCCGATTTATGTGAAATATCATGATGAGGAGTGGGGGAGGGCGGTGCATGAGGATAAGAAGTTGTTTGAGTTTTTGGTGTTGGAAAGTTTTCAGGCGGGATTGAGTTGGTTAACGGTGTTGAAGAAGCGGGAAAATTTTCGCAAGGCGTTTGCGAATTTTGATGTGAAGAAGGTGGCGAAGTTTAATGCAAATAAAGTGAAAACTTTGATGCAGGATGCGGGAATTATTCGGAATCGACTCAAAATTGAAGCGGCCATTAACAATGCGAAACGTTTTATGAAAATTCAAAAGGAGTTTGGATCGTTCGATAAATATGTATGGGGTTTTGTTGGTGGTAAAACGATTGTTAATAAACCGAAAATGCTAAAGAATATTCCGTCCACTTCCCCAATTTCGGATGCTATGAGCAAAGATATGGGTTTGCGCGGTTTTAAGTTTCGAGGTTCTACGATTTGTTATGCGTTTATGCAGGCGGTGGGGATGGTGGATGATCACACGATGGATTGTTGGCGTAAGTCAGTAAAACGATAA
- a CDS encoding type II toxin-antitoxin system RelE/ParE family toxin, with protein sequence MPNSLELSKRAARFIRKLRDKVLYERLFEKIGKLKENPFPTDCKKIQGSEMTYRIRVGDYRILYVVTNDKIIITDIAHRREIYR encoded by the coding sequence ATGCCAAATTCTCTGGAACTCAGTAAGCGCGCCGCTCGTTTTATTCGAAAATTACGCGATAAAGTGCTTTATGAACGTCTTTTTGAAAAAATTGGAAAGCTAAAGGAAAATCCTTTTCCTACTGATTGCAAAAAAATTCAAGGCTCCGAAATGACTTATCGTATTAGAGTCGGTGATTATCGAATTCTTTACGTTGTGACAAACGATAAAATTATCATAACTGACATCGCTCATCGTCGAGAAATTTATCGTTAA
- a CDS encoding glycosyltransferase family 4 protein, translating to MKLAYLFDRFPSFTRTFCLREIQGLQHHGVHPMIFSLQNPNDELVHESIASVHYLPETHEIKNQFFQKENLNKKRKKILRNWGERGDKQRIYEAGHIGQILKQNRISHIHAHFAGTAARTAYWIKKLYGIPFSFTAHANDFFCHSDYPVTLDDLFKTATFIVTVSDFSVSELQKRFPQARKKIHRVYNGIDLQHFPVTQPQNNPPLFLSIGRLIEKKGFEPLIEACAFLKEKGLTFRCEVIGEGPLEQILQQQIKKHHLQNEVQLLGPQSQNFIIDKLQKSYLFVLPCVTEKDGGKDNLPTVIVEAMACGLPIISTHLAGVPEMVTHEKNGLLVEEKNVPQLVAALETLLKNPEQVAQFGKKSRQFTEEKFALTITTQQLKNLFLGYQSWWRRWFS from the coding sequence ATGAAACTTGCCTATCTTTTTGATCGATTCCCCTCTTTCACACGCACTTTTTGCTTAAGAGAAATCCAGGGACTTCAACATCATGGCGTTCATCCCATGATCTTTTCCTTACAAAACCCGAACGATGAACTCGTGCACGAGTCGATTGCTTCCGTCCATTATCTTCCCGAGACTCATGAAATTAAAAATCAATTCTTTCAAAAAGAAAATTTAAACAAAAAAAGAAAAAAGATTTTAAGAAATTGGGGAGAACGGGGAGACAAACAACGCATCTATGAAGCCGGTCATATCGGCCAAATACTAAAACAAAATCGCATTTCCCACATTCACGCGCATTTTGCGGGAACAGCGGCCCGAACCGCTTATTGGATCAAAAAACTTTACGGCATTCCTTTTAGCTTCACAGCTCATGCCAACGATTTTTTTTGTCATTCCGATTATCCCGTAACTTTAGACGATCTTTTTAAAACCGCCACGTTCATCGTCACAGTGAGCGACTTTAGCGTCAGCGAATTACAAAAACGCTTTCCTCAAGCCCGAAAAAAAATTCATCGCGTTTATAATGGCATTGATCTTCAGCATTTTCCCGTCACTCAACCGCAAAATAACCCTCCGCTATTTCTTTCTATTGGTCGGCTGATTGAAAAAAAGGGGTTTGAACCGCTCATCGAAGCCTGTGCTTTTTTAAAAGAAAAAGGATTAACATTTCGTTGTGAAGTCATCGGAGAAGGCCCTCTAGAGCAAATCCTCCAACAACAAATTAAAAAGCATCATCTTCAAAATGAAGTTCAATTATTAGGACCTCAATCGCAAAATTTTATTATCGATAAACTGCAAAAAAGTTATCTTTTTGTCTTACCTTGCGTCACAGAAAAAGATGGAGGAAAAGATAATTTACCCACCGTAATCGTGGAAGCTATGGCGTGTGGTTTACCAATTATTTCTACTCACTTAGCCGGCGTGCCAGAAATGGTAACGCACGAAAAAAATGGTTTATTAGTTGAAGAAAAAAATGTGCCTCAACTTGTCGCAGCACTAGAAACTTTATTAAAAAATCCCGAACAAGTCGCTCAATTTGGAAAAAAAAGTCGACAATTTACTGAAGAAAAATTTGCCCTCACCATCACCACGCAACAGCTAAAAAATCTTTTTCTTGGTTATCAATCTTGGTGGCGAAGATGGTTTAGCTAG
- a CDS encoding glycosyltransferase family 39 protein, with translation MKTLLAKRVEIALWILFLGCALAVRYYLIHFFPVYIWSKDSSSYVDTAFQWIHTGVWETDIRRGPIYSLFIGLILKIAPNLSAIMIAQHILGAIAIILAVALFCRLYPSDTRWIILLCGAAYGLYELPLYLEHLIRNETLLLIFATGALGAWAMALHSTHPSRWLLISGLSAGLLTLTKNIFLPFPFLVITVLFYLHFKNKRTLVLSTFAFIGSFLLPYLAVYLQHSSAPDKTERSSYAGVQFYGRVAQWTYLEGGLYPEIKTLIHEPVETYRKFKKPDNNVVIKKLIVPVIEEHLKTQGKGFSEVDRICRNLAFEAIRKNPGLFTKQVLNDLYKLHFRCGYQSRLLKTNDLRDLIDDMEQISRPDPMMHYNTVMQTLHNKVEANNFSGYYRFIKMSWLFEIFPPAFLTTLLLPLLFFFDRTPMRLFWLTVAGVWFFNIILLATVGRPLNRYFVPLAPLMFWTLTGTLIWLWQQRFRFQKSV, from the coding sequence ATGAAAACGCTTCTTGCCAAACGCGTAGAGATAGCTCTTTGGATTCTATTCTTAGGATGCGCCCTAGCCGTGCGTTATTATTTGATTCATTTTTTTCCAGTTTATATTTGGTCTAAGGATTCGAGCTCGTATGTCGACACGGCTTTTCAATGGATTCACACTGGTGTTTGGGAAACCGATATTCGTCGCGGCCCTATTTACTCTCTTTTTATCGGATTAATTCTAAAAATAGCTCCCAACCTTTCCGCCATCATGATTGCGCAACATATCTTAGGCGCCATCGCGATTATTTTAGCTGTTGCCTTATTTTGCCGACTTTATCCAAGCGACACACGATGGATCATTCTTCTTTGCGGCGCAGCTTACGGACTCTACGAGTTGCCACTTTATTTAGAGCATCTCATTCGCAACGAAACATTATTACTTATTTTTGCTACTGGAGCATTAGGAGCTTGGGCTATGGCGCTTCATTCTACTCATCCTTCACGCTGGCTTTTAATAAGCGGATTAAGCGCCGGCTTACTCACACTTACAAAAAATATTTTTTTACCCTTTCCTTTTTTAGTCATCACCGTGTTATTTTATTTGCATTTTAAAAATAAACGCACTCTCGTATTGTCCACATTCGCCTTTATCGGCTCATTTCTATTGCCCTACCTCGCAGTTTACCTTCAACATTCCTCAGCTCCCGATAAAACCGAGCGTTCTTCTTATGCCGGAGTTCAATTCTACGGACGTGTTGCGCAATGGACTTATCTCGAAGGGGGTCTTTACCCTGAAATTAAAACTTTGATTCATGAACCGGTGGAAACTTATCGCAAATTTAAAAAGCCGGATAATAACGTGGTCATTAAAAAACTTATCGTGCCCGTGATCGAGGAGCATCTCAAAACCCAAGGAAAAGGTTTTTCAGAAGTCGATCGCATCTGTCGCAATCTCGCTTTTGAAGCGATTCGTAAAAATCCCGGACTCTTTACCAAACAAGTCTTGAACGATCTTTATAAACTGCATTTTCGTTGTGGCTACCAAAGTCGATTATTAAAAACGAACGATCTTCGTGATCTGATTGATGATATGGAACAAATTTCACGTCCAGATCCTATGATGCATTACAACACCGTCATGCAAACCTTGCACAATAAAGTGGAAGCTAACAATTTTTCTGGCTATTACCGTTTCATTAAAATGTCTTGGCTTTTTGAAATTTTTCCGCCTGCATTCCTTACCACGTTGTTGTTGCCGCTTTTGTTTTTTTTCGATCGAACACCCATGCGCCTTTTTTGGTTAACCGTTGCAGGCGTTTGGTTTTTTAATATTATCCTTCTTGCCACTGTGGGACGACCTCTCAATCGCTACTTCGTGCCCCTCGCCCCTCTTATGTTTTGGACGCTGACCGGTACCCTAATCTGGCTCTGGCAACAACGTTTTCGCTTTCAAAAATCAGTATGA
- the hisF gene encoding imidazole glycerol phosphate synthase subunit HisF, whose product MLTKRIIPCLDVNQGRVVKGIKFLELRDAGDPVETAKKYNDQGADELVFLDITASHEQRKTILHVVERTAEKVFMPLTVGGGIRTLDDIHALLQAGADKVSINTTAIQNPHFIQQAAERFGSQCIVLAMDAKKNPNNKSWQVYTHGGRNATGLDAVAWAQKGVNLGAGEILLTSMDADGTKEGYDIALTRAVSEAVQVPIIASGGAGKLEHFYDVLSEGKADAVLAASLFHFGQFTIKQVKEYLKEKSLPIRL is encoded by the coding sequence CGTAAAAGGAATTAAATTTCTGGAATTGCGCGATGCGGGCGATCCTGTCGAAACTGCCAAAAAATATAACGATCAAGGCGCTGATGAACTCGTTTTTCTCGACATTACCGCTTCGCACGAACAACGCAAAACTATCCTACATGTTGTGGAACGAACCGCCGAAAAAGTTTTTATGCCGCTAACGGTTGGCGGTGGCATTCGAACTTTGGACGATATTCACGCTTTACTCCAAGCCGGAGCGGATAAAGTGAGCATTAACACCACCGCCATTCAAAATCCGCATTTTATCCAACAAGCTGCTGAGCGTTTCGGCAGCCAATGCATCGTCTTAGCGATGGATGCAAAAAAAAATCCCAACAACAAAAGTTGGCAGGTTTATACTCATGGCGGTAGAAACGCCACAGGTTTAGACGCCGTTGCTTGGGCACAAAAAGGAGTTAATCTCGGAGCAGGCGAAATTTTATTAACCAGTATGGACGCCGACGGCACTAAAGAAGGTTATGATATTGCTTTAACTCGCGCTGTCTCCGAAGCGGTTCAGGTGCCCATCATTGCAAGCGGTGGTGCGGGCAAGCTAGAACATTTTTACGATGTGCTCTCTGAAGGCAAAGCCGACGCCGTTTTAGCGGCAAGCCTTTTTCATTTCGGCCAATTCACTATCAAACAAGTTAAAGAATATCTTAAAGAAAAAAGTTTGCCCATTCGGCTATAA
- the phoU gene encoding phosphate signaling complex protein PhoU, whose protein sequence is MKSPLDAEIHEIKESLLTMARLTEQSVMMSLRALTERSDELVVHVETEDAKVDQLEVSIDESVVSCIARYSPVAHDLRFMIATSKIVSDLERIGDQSVNIARLARKLNKESQLGSLEKIHCMSNVALEMLREAIRCFVENDVEKVSSIIRRDDQVDEMNRELYQSSIEAMAKDPDHVARALNLLLVGRNIERIADHCKNLVESVFFLEKAVDIRHSYAYSPSDKKS, encoded by the coding sequence ATGAAAAGTCCGCTTGATGCTGAAATTCACGAAATCAAAGAAAGCTTGCTAACCATGGCTCGCTTGACGGAGCAAAGCGTTATGATGAGTTTGCGCGCACTTACTGAAAGAAGTGATGAGTTGGTGGTGCATGTCGAAACTGAGGATGCGAAGGTGGATCAGCTTGAAGTTTCCATCGATGAAAGTGTGGTTTCTTGTATTGCCCGTTATAGTCCCGTGGCGCATGATTTGCGGTTTATGATTGCCACGTCGAAAATTGTGAGCGATTTGGAGCGTATCGGTGATCAATCGGTGAATATCGCGCGATTGGCTCGAAAATTGAACAAGGAATCGCAACTCGGTTCATTGGAAAAAATTCATTGCATGTCCAATGTTGCGTTAGAAATGTTGCGTGAAGCCATTCGTTGTTTTGTGGAAAATGATGTAGAAAAAGTGTCCAGTATCATCCGTCGCGATGATCAGGTCGACGAAATGAATCGCGAGCTTTATCAAAGTTCTATCGAAGCCATGGCGAAAGATCCCGATCATGTGGCGCGGGCATTAAATTTATTGTTAGTGGGACGAAATATTGAACGCATTGCGGATCACTGCAAAAATCTCGTCGAAAGCGTTTTCTTTTTAGAAAAAGCTGTGGATATTCGTCACTCCTATGCTTATTCGCCATCTGATAAAAAATCTTAA
- a CDS encoding glycosyltransferase — protein sequence MSHKPTVSSFVGTFLKPEMWHVYHQVSGLKKFRSVVMTRERSNPETFPHDEVFVLPEARSQWWNRAWLKYVLRKPQVIYKGTGRVVLQALDQVHTDLLHIYFGHEATRLAPIFEHCKKPMVVSFHGADLGAYVRRPGDIVWLPEVFDKAKLILARCESFIPILKELGCPPEKLRLNRTSVPWQFFARQERKWPEDGAWGLVQACRLTAKKGVLTALRAFAQFVKKYPNATFTIAGDGPQLGEIQREVWRLGLTRKVFFVGFLDREALRRLFYQSHFFLHPSEANNLNDIEGIPNSLLEAMATGLVCFSTPHAGIPEAVENEKDGYLLPEKNADALAEKLLALAQDETTYRRVSQAATEKIKTIFAPELQINILEEIYQEALKG from the coding sequence ATGAGTCATAAACCAACAGTCAGCAGTTTTGTTGGCACTTTTTTAAAACCGGAGATGTGGCATGTTTATCATCAAGTCTCTGGGTTAAAAAAATTTCGTAGCGTGGTAATGACTCGAGAACGATCCAATCCGGAAACTTTTCCCCATGATGAAGTTTTTGTTTTACCCGAAGCGCGTTCGCAGTGGTGGAATCGCGCTTGGTTGAAATATGTGCTTCGAAAGCCGCAGGTGATTTATAAGGGAACGGGGCGAGTCGTGTTGCAGGCTTTAGATCAAGTTCATACCGATTTATTACACATTTATTTTGGACATGAGGCCACACGTTTAGCTCCGATTTTTGAACATTGTAAAAAACCCATGGTGGTTTCTTTTCATGGCGCAGATTTAGGGGCTTATGTCAGAAGACCGGGCGATATTGTTTGGTTGCCGGAAGTGTTTGATAAAGCGAAATTAATTCTTGCCCGTTGTGAAAGTTTTATACCGATTTTAAAAGAATTGGGATGTCCGCCAGAAAAACTTCGATTAAATCGAACAAGCGTGCCCTGGCAATTTTTTGCGCGTCAGGAAAGAAAATGGCCTGAAGATGGCGCGTGGGGTTTGGTCCAAGCTTGTCGATTGACTGCTAAAAAAGGAGTGCTTACGGCGCTAAGGGCTTTTGCTCAGTTTGTAAAAAAATATCCTAATGCTACTTTTACTATAGCTGGAGATGGTCCGCAACTCGGCGAGATTCAGCGAGAAGTTTGGCGCTTGGGTTTAACGCGCAAAGTTTTTTTTGTCGGATTTTTAGATCGCGAAGCCTTAAGAAGGCTATTTTATCAAAGCCATTTTTTCCTTCATCCGAGTGAGGCTAATAATTTAAATGATATTGAGGGCATTCCTAATTCTTTGCTAGAAGCCATGGCGACAGGATTGGTCTGTTTTTCGACACCTCATGCAGGCATTCCCGAGGCTGTAGAAAATGAAAAAGACGGTTATTTATTACCCGAAAAAAATGCTGATGCATTAGCAGAAAAGTTGCTGGCTCTTGCTCAAGATGAAACGACTTATCGCCGTGTTTCTCAAGCCGCAACGGAAAAAATTAAAACAATTTTTGCTCCAGAACTTCAAATTAATATTTTAGAAGAAATTTATCAGGAAGCGCTTAAAGGATAA
- a CDS encoding sulfurtransferase, which yields MPVITNIAAYQFATLADLKPLRERLLAQCKAWKLKGTILLSPEGINLFVAGEKMPIEQLLTLLRAIPGLEKLTPKYSESDHQPFTRMLVRLKKEIIAFGVQSINPAQHTSPKLSAQTLKQWLDEGKPITLLDTRNDYEVKLGTFKGARSLDLDHFRNFPQAVQKSLTDLKNDKEQKPIVMFCTGGIRCEKAGAFMEREGFSNIYQLDGGILKYFEECGGEHYEGECFVFDQRVGVDPALRETESIQCYVCQAPLNPNDQKDERFIPGKSCPYCFAATQEQKTKVLAKRHEAIRHATTPLPGSQPYENHRPLMISSAHDGKTLLDCYCDIFSHISREEWSQRFTKNLFQNENGYLVTSNHVVKTGEKYIQIFPENTEPDINPNIEILHEDEAILVINKPAPLPVHPSGRFNRNTLQYILHQAYAPQKPQPAHRLDANTTGLIVCTRTRHFAKLLQPQFERGKVEKTYLARVQGQPAKEFFICEAPISFEPTQLGARIIDESHGLPARTEFKVLQRFPNKTTLIEVKPITGRTNQIRLHLWHMGFPICGDPTYLPNQKLGEIQTLTINDPPLCLHAWKISFNHPLHNNRVVFETPLPNWPSRISNCVMEINFQ from the coding sequence ATGCCCGTAATTACCAATATTGCTGCTTATCAATTCGCGACGCTGGCGGATTTGAAACCGTTGCGCGAACGTTTATTGGCGCAATGCAAAGCGTGGAAACTGAAAGGCACCATTTTACTTAGTCCAGAAGGCATTAACCTTTTTGTCGCTGGCGAAAAAATGCCGATTGAACAACTCCTAACTCTTTTGCGCGCCATTCCCGGCTTAGAAAAATTAACGCCAAAATATAGTGAGAGTGATCATCAACCTTTCACACGTATGCTCGTTCGCCTTAAAAAAGAAATCATCGCCTTTGGAGTCCAAAGCATCAATCCAGCACAACATACTTCCCCAAAACTTTCTGCTCAGACACTGAAACAATGGCTCGATGAAGGAAAACCGATCACCCTCCTCGACACCCGCAACGATTATGAAGTAAAATTGGGCACATTCAAAGGCGCGCGTTCTCTTGACCTTGATCATTTCAGAAATTTTCCTCAAGCGGTTCAAAAATCGCTCACCGATTTAAAAAATGATAAAGAACAAAAGCCTATTGTCATGTTTTGCACAGGTGGGATCCGTTGTGAAAAAGCAGGCGCTTTCATGGAACGCGAAGGCTTTTCCAATATTTATCAACTCGACGGCGGCATCTTAAAATATTTTGAAGAATGTGGCGGTGAACATTATGAAGGCGAATGTTTTGTCTTCGATCAACGCGTGGGCGTAGACCCCGCGCTGCGCGAAACTGAATCGATACAATGCTACGTTTGCCAAGCACCGCTTAATCCTAACGATCAAAAAGATGAACGTTTTATTCCTGGCAAATCGTGTCCTTATTGTTTTGCTGCAACTCAGGAACAAAAAACCAAAGTGCTTGCAAAACGTCATGAAGCCATTCGTCACGCAACTACACCTCTCCCTGGCAGCCAACCTTACGAAAATCATCGTCCACTCATGATTTCATCGGCTCATGATGGAAAAACACTTCTCGACTGCTATTGCGATATTTTCTCGCACATTTCGCGAGAAGAATGGTCGCAACGTTTTACAAAAAATCTTTTTCAAAATGAAAACGGCTATCTCGTCACCTCTAATCACGTAGTAAAAACAGGCGAAAAATATATCCAAATTTTCCCTGAAAATACAGAACCTGACATCAATCCCAACATCGAAATTCTTCATGAAGACGAAGCGATTCTGGTAATTAATAAACCTGCGCCTTTACCCGTTCATCCTAGCGGTCGCTTCAACCGCAACACGTTGCAATACATTTTGCATCAAGCTTACGCGCCACAAAAACCGCAACCCGCTCATCGCCTCGACGCCAACACAACTGGGCTTATCGTTTGCACGCGCACACGACATTTTGCCAAATTATTGCAGCCTCAATTCGAACGTGGCAAAGTGGAAAAAACTTATCTCGCGCGTGTTCAAGGCCAACCTGCTAAAGAATTTTTCATTTGCGAGGCGCCTATTAGCTTCGAACCGACTCAGCTTGGCGCCAGAATAATTGATGAATCACATGGTCTGCCCGCTCGCACTGAATTCAAGGTTCTGCAGCGCTTTCCAAACAAAACCACACTCATCGAAGTTAAGCCCATCACCGGTCGAACGAATCAGATTCGTCTACATCTGTGGCACATGGGTTTTCCCATTTGTGGCGATCCCACTTACCTTCCCAACCAAAAATTAGGCGAAATTCAAACTTTGACCATTAACGATCCTCCGCTCTGCCTCCATGCTTGGAAAATAAGTTTTAATCATCCACTCCATAACAACCGCGTTGTTTTCGAAACCCCACTACCTAATTGGCCCAGTCGAATTTCAAATTGCGTCATGGAAATAAATTTTCAATAA